The Desulfococcus multivorans DNA window AAGGGCCAGGAGGTGCTTGATCTGGCTGTGGACCCCGCCGTCGGAAACCAGTCCCATCAAATGGAGAGCGGATCCGTTTTGCTTGACGCTTGCCATGGTGTCGCTAAAGACGGTGTTCGTGAAAAAACTGCCGTCCTCGATGGCCCGGTCGATGCGAAGAAGATCCTGATAGACGATTCGTCCGGCGCCGATGTTGAGGTGCCCGACTTCGGAATTGCCCATGATGCCGGCGGGCAGTCCGACGGATTCACCTGAGCAGCGGAGTTGCGTGGTGGGGTACTCGGTCGAGAGCCGATCAAGGGTCGGGGTTCGCGCCAGGCTGACCGCGTTGCCTTTGCCCTCACTGTCGATACCCCAGCCGTCAAGGATCATGAGCATGCACAGACGACCGTTGCTTCTGCCGCCGGTTTTCGATGGATCGAATTCTATCGGGTCAGGCTTCATCATGCACCTCCGTTTCTTGTGATGCGTCGGCGGATCCGCGACTGCTTCTCAGTTCGGATGTGCCGTCGGTATTGGACACAGCGGCAGCGGCGATCATATCGGCGGTTTTGATGCGGCGTGCGTCGGCCCAAAGCCCCTCGAGATCGTAAAAGCTGCGGATGGCGTCGTAAAAGACGTGAAGAATCACATGGCCGTAATCAAGGAGTACCCAGTGGCCGCTTTTTGCGCCTTCGACGCTGAGGGGGCGGATGCCTTCTGCCTTGAGGGTTGTCTGAATGTGTTCGGCGATGGCGGACACCTGCCGGTTCGACCGACCGCTGCAGATGATGAAATAATCCGCGATGGATGTCAGTTTGCCCACATCGAGAACCACCAGTCCCAGGGCTTTTTTGCCGAGAGCCGCCCGGACATAGCGATCGAGACGGGCATCGGTATTCGGCGCCGTGGCCGTATTGTCAGTCATTTTAAAACATGCGTTCCTTTGGCTTATCAACTTTCGACTTGTCACGAACCCCTGAAAACCGAAAGTTGAATGGATTAAAGATCGTCGTTTCCTGAATCGTTGTCGGATCAAGGAAACTTCAGGACCGGATCTGTCCGTCCCCGAAAACTACGAACTTGGTCGTGGTGAGTTCGTCGATGCCCATGGGGCCAAAGGCATGAAGCTTGGAGGTGCTGATGCCGATTTCGGCGCCCAATCCCAACTGCCCACCGTCGTTAAACCGCGTCGAGGCATTGACGAGAACGACCGAAGCATCCATTTCCCGGACGAATCGCCGGGCCCGCCGGTAGTCGGAGGTCACGATGGCCTCGGTGTGGCTGGAGCCGTATTGGGTCATGTGGGCGACGGCCGCATCCATATCGTCCACGACCCGCACGGCGAGGACCAGATCGAGGTATTCTTCATACCAGTCCGCCTCCGTGGCCGGAGAGGTTCCGGTCAGAATCCGGCAGGTTTCGGGGCATCCGCGAAGTGCGACGCCGGCGGCAGCGAAGCGCCGGGCCATACGCGGCAGGAACTCGTCTGCCACGGTCCGATGGACCAGGAGGGTTTCCATGGCGTTGCAAACGCCCGGGCGCTGAACCTTGGCATTGAAGCTGATCTCCTCGGCCATGTCGAGATCGGCGCTTTCGTCGACGAAGACATGACAGACCCCCTTGTAATGCTTCAGGACGGGGATTCGAGAATTTTCGACGACAAAACGAATGAGACTCTCGCCGCCTCTGGGAATGATCAGATCGACGAACGCCTCTTGAGCCAGTAAAATGTTCACCGCCTCGCGATCCCGGACCGGAACGATCTGAACGGCCTTTTCGGGCATGTCCGCCGCTTTGAGAGCCCGTGTGATGATTTCTGCGAGGGCCTGGTTGGAATGGAGGGCTTCGGATCCCCCTCTCAGAATGACGGCGTTGCCGGATTTGAAACAGAGCCCCGCGGCGTCGATGGTCACGTTAGGCCTGGATTCATAAATAATACCGATGACCCCCAGAGGGATTCTCATGCGGGATACCTCGAGCCCGTTGGGCCGGGTCCAGGTCTTGGTGACGGCCCCCACGGGATCGTCGAGGGCGGCAACCTCCCGGAGCCCCTGGGCCATGGATTGAATGGTGGCGTCCTTTACGGTGAGGCGGTCGATCATGGCATCCGAGAGTCCCAGGTCGCGGGCACGGTCCAGATCCTTCTGGTTTTCAGCCTGAATGCTTGCGGCTTCCGCCTCGATCCGATCGGCGATGTTGAGCAGTACCTTGTTTTTTTGAGCCGTAGGGCAACGGGCCATCCAAATGGAGGCCGCTTTCGCCGCCCGAGCCATCTCCAGAATCACGGATTCAATGTTCATATCTTCCCCTTTTACCTGTCGTCCCCGATGCCCGACAGTCGAATGACGATCGATGCTGTCGAAGCCGACCCGTGCTGTATTCAATCGCATTCCCAGACAACGGTCAAATTGTCCCGGTGGATGATTTCGTCGTAAGGTTTCTCGCCGAGTTTTCGTTTGATTTCGCTGGTTTTGAGCCCCATGATCTTGCGGATATCCTCGGCGCTGTAGTTGACCAGGCCGGTGCCCAGAACCTCGCCCCCACCGTTGGTGAACTCAACCGGCGATCCCGCCCCGAACTCCCCGATGACGTCGACGATACCGGCGGGCAGCAGACTTTTGCCGTTCTGGGTAATGGCCTTTGCGGCACCGTCGTCGATGCGGATGACGCCCCTGGGCTTGGTCGTGAAACCGATCCAGCATTTCCGGTTGGTCATCTTGTGGCTTTTGGGGGCGAAGTAGGTGCCGTGGGGTTCCCCTTCCAGAAGACGGATCAGAATGTCCGGCTTGGTCCCCTGGGCGATGATCATGGGAATGCCGGCGGTGTTGACCTTTCGGGCGGCCCGAATTTTGGTCATCATACCCCCGGTACCCAACGCTCCCGGGATATCGCTGGCATAACGCTCGATATCCTTCTTGATGGTTGAAACCACCGGTATCAGCTCCGCGTCGATATTGGTCCGGGGATCCTTGTTATAGAGGCCGTCGATGTCGGTGAGATTGATCAAAATATCGGCGTTGACCAGAAGTGCGATCATGGCCGAGAGGGTGTCGTTGTCGCCGAACTTGATCTCCTCGATGGATACCGTGTCGTTTTCGTTGATAATGGGTACAATGTGCCACGACAGAAGGGTGTGGACGGTGTTTCGGGCGTTCAGGTATCGCTTCCGTTGATAAAGGCCGTCGCTGGTCAGCAGGACCTGGGCCACCTTTTTGCCGCAGGCCTCGAAGGCTTTCTCGTATTCCATGATCAGGCTGGCCTGCCCAACGGCGGATACGGCCTGGCGTTTGGGGATTTCTTCCGGGCGTTTTGCCAAACCGAGCTTACGGAGACCTGCGGCCATGGAGCCGGAGGAGACCAATACCACCTGAAGCCCCCTGTCGATCATGATGCAGATCTGGCGGCTGATGGCGTGGACGAAATCAACGTTCAGGCCGTTGTCTTTGGTCAGTAGATTGCTGCCGACCTTGACGACGATCCGGCGGGCCGTTTTGAAACAGGATCTTCGGTTATCTTTCATGATGGGATTCGGTGTCGAGTTGGTGGAGACGTTCGGCAATGGTTTTGATCAGCACGTCGATTCCCAGAGTCGCTGCCGCGGAAATCGTCATGAATGGGAGTCTGCCCGCCGCTTCCTGAAAAAGGGCTGCTGCAATGTCCGCGCCCGGAAGATCCATTTTGTTCAGCACGACGAGCTGGGGCTTTTCAGCCAGATGCCGGTTGTAGCCGGCGAGTTCGTGATTGATGGCTTCATAGCCCGCCATTGGGTGATCGGGGTCGATGGTGACGGCGTCGATCAGGTGAACCAGGAGTCGGGTTCTCTCGATATGGCGGAGAAAACGGGTCCCCAGCCCCGCCCCCGAGTGGGCACCTTCGACAAGGCCGGGGATGTCCGCCACGACGAACGGTTCTCCCCATACGTGTTTGACCACTCCGAGGTTGGGTGAAAGGGTCGTGAACGGATAATCGCCGACCTTGGGTCTGGCGGACGAGATGACGCTGATCAGGGTGGACTTGCCTGCATTGGGAAATCCGATGATACCGACATCCGCGAGGAGTTTGAGCTCCAGTTTGAGAGTGAAGATCTCGCCGGGCTCGCCCGGTTGGGCAAAGCGGGGGGTGCGATGGGTCGATGACTTGAAGCGGGTGTTCCCCTGGCCGCCTCGGCCGCCCTTGGCCGCGATGAAGGTTTCGCCCTCTTCCGTGAAGTCTTTCAGCATGTTTCCGGTTTCCGCGTCACTGACGATGGTTCCCACAGGAACCGGAATGATCAGGTCTTCACCGCTTCGACCGGTCTTTTGGCTTCCTTGACCGGCCGAACCGTTCTGGGCTGCAAAGTGTTTTTTGAAGCTGAAATGGTAAAGTGTCCGTTTTTGCGAGGTGGCGGCCATGATGACATCGCCGCCCTTGCCTCCGTCACCACCGTCCGGTCCGCCTTTCGGGATGAAACGTTCCCGTCTGAAGCTGACGCAGCCCCTCCCCCCACTTCCGGATTGGACGGTAATCATTGCCTCGTCAATGAATTTCACGCAGGATAGACGCTCGCTTTTTTACGGGTTTTGCCGAACCGTTCATAGGCAACTATGCCGTCCACCAGAGCGTAAAGGGTATAATCCCTGCCCATGCCGACGTTCTCGCCGGGATGGATCCGGGTGCCGAGCTGCCGTACCAGTATGTTTCCGGCTTTCACCGTCTGACCGCCGAAGCGCTTGACACCACGGCGCTGTCCGTTGCTGTCGCGGCCGTTCTTCGAACTGCCGCCTGCCTTCTTGTGTGCCATTTTTCGTTATACCTCACTTTCCATATCGTCTTTTTGAACCAGACCGGGGCTGCCGATGCTGTCAATTCTAACCGCCGTAAAAGACTGACGGTGCCCCTGTTTTCTCCGATAGCGTTTCCGCCGTTTGTATTTGAAAACGATGATCTTCTTAGCCCTGCCCTGTTCCACAATATGTCCTTTCACCTGGACGTCTTCGAGAACCGGCCGGCCGATGGTCACGTTTTCGCCATCCGAAAACAGAAGCACTTTATCGAAAGAAACCGGTGCGCCTACCTCTCCAGTCAGCTTTTCCAACCGAAGGGTCTCGCCTTCCCGGACTTTGTATTGTTTTCCGCCCGAGCTAACCACAGCGTACATCTGCGTAACCTCCTTTAAATATAATGCAATACAAAAAGAACTTTAAAAGCAACATATGTTACTCTATTTATAGGAATTGTCAAGGAAAAAATGGTTCAAGGGGTACCGTCGAGAAGTCCGATCAGGACACCGCCGGCAGTCGGTGATTCGGCGCTTTTCGGCGTTCCATTTGTCGAAAGAGCCATACACGCGTCGAGGAATTCGTCGCATTCCAACCGTGTGTCGACGAGGGTAAGGGAAAACCTTGGCGCATTGTCGTTTTCCGGTGTCGGGAATGTGACGATTTCGGAAGCCTCCACCGGATTTTCCAGAAATTTTCGGATGTGGTTCGAAACTTCGGTTTGAAACGCTGCCAGGCGATTCGGGTCGGGAATGGACATCTCTCGAATTTCGAGAATTTCGCCGGCAGGGCTGATGGTATCCCGCACCGCGTTGTAAACGGCCCGACTCGTGGTAACGAAAAGTCGATCTTCGGCGTTATCCTCTCGAACCAGCCGGGCGAATGTTTCAAGGCGCTTTTCCGTCATGTGGCCGCCGGGGTCTTCGGCATGAAGGGCGGGTGACCCACCCAGGCCAATGTCGGATTCCTCCGGATCACCCAGCAACTCCTTCAGGAATTTTCGCTCCATTTCCCGGTAGGTTGCCAGACCGTCCTGAAGCTCATTTTGCCGCCGGTCGAATTCCTGAGCCACAGCCAGGAAGAAACGGGCGTCGAAGAGCGCATCGGTCGAGGGGGTATCAGACTCGCCGGAAACCCGTTTCCTGATGTCGGTACTGAGACGATGAGTACTTACATCCTCAAAGAACGGTATACGACCACTCTGTGTTTTGAAAAATTTCAGGTCTTTCCCCTCGTGGAGATCGGCCCATTTCTGGTATTCGTCGAGCAGCTTCAGCAGGCGGACGTTGTCGATATCCACCGGAACCCGTATATCGAATCCCCCCTCATCGGCCCAGGTTCTGAGGCTTGCGGGAACCGCATCCGAAAGGGGTTGGTAAACGACCGTCCGGGGAAAACAAGCGCCCAGAAGCGTCGCGGCAAAAGGCGATACGTAGGTGAACGGAAAATATATTGGCTCCATGTTTCCTCCATGTGTTGACGGTTCCCAAAAAATCCCTTTTTACGGGATCATCATGTGCCGACATGCCCCTGACGTAATGTCAGACCTTCGAGTCCCGCACCATCACGCCTCGGACCTGCAAATCTTCACGCAGCCGGTCGGCCAGCGGCCAGTTCCGCTCCTTTCGGGCCAACTCTCTTTCCCGGATGAGGCGTTCGATCTCCGGGTCATCGGCGCCGTCTTCCAAGTCGAAGATATTGAGGGCCGTGTTGATGCTTCGGAAGGTCTCCAGCAGCCTTACGGCGCCTTCGGGATCGATCATTTTTTGCAATACCAACTTGTTGACGATTTTGACGGATCGGAACAGAGAGGCGATGGCCGCCGAGATGTTCATGTCTTCGTCCATGGCCTGGATGAAGCCCTGTTTGATGTCGTAGATCAATTGATCCAATTCGGGATAAGGGGCGCCGGAGGTCACGTTTCGAAGGTTTCCCAGGCAGGCGTTGAGTCGTCCCAGGGAGCGTTTTGCCGCATCCAGGCGTTCGGTGGAAAAACGAACCGGCTTTCGGTAGTGGGTCGACAAAAGCCAGTATCGGATATCCCGTCCGGTATAGCCTGCTTCCATTAGATCTTCAAGGTTGAAGAGCAGCAGGTTTTCGTCCATTTTTTTCCCGTCCATAAGGACCCGATCACAGTGAAGCCAGTATTTGGCCAGGGGCTTTCCGGTCAGAGCCTGAGCGATGGCGATTTCGTTCTCATGGTGGGGAAACATGAGGGTCCGGCCGCTGGTATGAATGTCGAAACTCTCCCCGAGATATTTCATGGACATGGCCGTGCACTGAATGTGCCATGAAGGCCTTACATTACCCCACTCGGTGGGCGTGTAAATGCCCCGTTTGAGCTCCGAAAGCGTGCACCGCTTGAAGAGCGTGAAATCTCTGGGATTCTCCTTTTCGTATTCGTCCAGGTCAACCGTTGCCCCGAGGCGGATCTTGTCGAGATCAATGCCCGACAGTCGGCCGTATTCCTTGAATTTGGAGATGTTGAAGTAGAGGGAGCGCAGTTTTTCATAGGCGAACCCCTTGAGATAGAGTTTCTCGGCAAGCGTGACCATCTCCCGGACGTGTTCGCTGGCCCGGGGATATGTGTCGGCGGGAGCAATGCCCAGTATCTCGAGATCTTTGTGGAAGGCATCGATATATTGCTGGGTAAACGCTGAAAGCGCCATTCCCGACTTGGCGGAACCGTTGATGGTCTTGTCGTCAAGATCGGTGATGTTCATCACGTGGGTGACGTCGTATCCACGATATCGGAGGTATCGACACAGTAAATCCGCGAAGACGAACCGTCGCCATTCATCGGGATGCAGCCGGGCATGGACGGTGGGACCGCAGGAGTAGACGGAGACCTTTCCGGGCAACATGGGCTCCAGAGGTTCCTTACGCCGGTGCATGGTGTTGAAGACCCTCATGACGACCTTGTCCGCGACCGTAAAAAGCGGCGTGCTCAAATACCGCTCCCCGCTGTCCGGAAAGATGACCACGATGGTACCCGATGACATCGTCTGGGCTTCCTTGGCGGCGACGGCCATGGCGGCGCCGCTGCTCATGCCCACGAAAAGTCCCTCCTCCCGAGCCAACTTCCTGGCCGTCTCGAAGGCCTCCTCGTCGTCGATGTTGACCTTCTTGTCAAGCCGCTCTTTCTCGAAAATACCGGGTTCATAGGCTTCTTTCATGTTCTTGAGTCCCTGGATCTTGTGACCCAGATAGGGCTCGACACCCACGATCCGGATGTTTGGATTGAACTCCTTGAGCCGGCGGGAGAGACCCATGAGGGTTCCGGTAGTACCCATGGTGGCCACCAGGGTCGTGACGGTCTTTTCGGTCTGTTCCCAGATTTCGACGGCGGTGCCGTAATAGTGGGCTTTCCAGTTGGCTTCGGTGTTGTATTGGTCAGCCATGAAATAGGCCTCCGGGTGTTCCCGGACAAGCCGGTAGACCGCTTCGATGGCGCCGTCCGTTCCCAGGTGGCCGGGCGTGAGCAGAATTTCGGCACCCCTGGCTTTGAGGATTTTTCGGCGTTCCTCGCTGGCCGATTCAGACATGGCCAGGAGCAATTTGTACCCTTTGACCGCACAAACCATGGCAAGGCCGATGCCTGTGTTTCCGCTGGTGGCCTCGATAACGGTCTTTTCGGGGGTGAGTTCTCCCGATGTTTCGCCCGCCTCGATCATGTAAAGGGCCGGACGGTCCTTGATGGATCCCCCGGGGTTCATGTATTCCAGCTTGGCCAGAATCCGGACCTTCGGGTTGGGGTTCAGTCGGCGAATTTCGACCATTGGCGTATTGCCGATGGCGTCTAACAAAGAATAACTCATGGTGTTGTCCGTTTTTCATCGGTTATGCCAAGCAAAGACAATGTCAGTCCATGAAGTGGCCCGGAACATGATAAAATGCATTGACAGAACTTTAAATCATACCATCTTTCAGCTGAAATTCAAACTCAACTTTTCAGAGTGCCCAAGCCTTGAGATGATTATCAGTCAGGAGGATAGCGGGTATCGAAAAAATGGGACAATATACCCCGGATATCCCTGCCGACGATGTCGGGATCCTGTTCGGCGTTAACGATCCGAAACCGCTTTGGGGATTGCAAAGCCATGTCGAGATACCCTGCACGGACCCGTTCATGAAACGGTACGAGCTCTTTTTCAAACCGGGTTTCCGCTGCTTCTCGTTCGCCGGCGCTGATCTGGCGCCATGCCCGTCGGAGACCGATCTGGGGCGGAAGATCCAAAAGCAGGGTCAGATCCGGGGTGAAGTCGTCCAACACCAGGCTGTGAAGGGTCTTCAAAAAATCGATGTCGAGTCCGCGGGCATACCCCTGATAGGCCAGCGTGGCATCGAAGTAGCGATCGCACAGCACGATTTTTCGATCGGCAACAGCAGGCCGGACCACTGTGCTCAGGTGATGGGCCCGATCGGCCATATAGAGCAGAAGCTCCGCACGGGGATCGAGATCATGGTGTTCCGGATCGAGAAGAAGCGCGCGGATTTTCAGACCGATGGCGGTACCGCCCGGCTCCCGGGTAACGACTACCGGAAGATTTCGGCCCGAAAGGTACGCAGCCGCTGATTGGATCTGGGTCGTCTTACCCGACCCTTCTATGCCTTCAAATGTTATGAACATGGTGTCCTTCAAGAGATTTTCCGGGAAGGATGCCTCCCGGGGGTTTCGTGTCCTGGCATCGCTTTGGCGGCGGTGTTTTTTCTTCAGCTCTCTTCCCTGTCGCTCCGGAAAAGTTGCCGTCGCAACATGGGGTTATAACCAGTCCATTTCTCCTGGGGGTTTTCCTTGGCGATGAATTCCCGGAGACCGTTCATTTTTGCGTCTATCTCATCGATGTGATTGAGCAGCACCGCTTCGAGGGTCTTGGGGGGTTCGGGAGAGCCGAACTCACGGCTCCCATGATGGCTGACGATCATGTGTTTGAGGAGCATGGCTTTTTCCGGAGGAAATCCGTCGATCCGACGGATCTTTTCATCGAGCATGCCGCAGCCGATGATGATATGCGTCAACAGCTTTCCCTCGTCAGAGTAATCGATGACATAGTCGTATTCGAATTCCCGAATTTTTCCGATGTCGTGAAGAATCGCTCCGGCAAGAAGTAACTCCATGTCAATGCCACTGTAATGGGCGGCGATATTGTGAACCAGAATCGTCATGGAGAGGGTATGTTCCAATAGTCCGCCCAGGTAAGCATGGTGCATTTTTTTGCCCCCGGGCGCCTGTTTGAAACGGTCGACAAAATCATCGTCCGCCCAGAAGGCTGTAAAAAGTCTACGGAGATCCGGATCCTGGATATGCTTGTCCACCGTGCTTCGGAGACGTTCGAACATTCGGTCCGGCGACTGTCGTTGGACGACCGGGAGAAAATCGTCCCGCTGAACCGCCCCCCTTTCCACCGGGGAGAGCTCCCTCAGGGTAAGCTGGAGACTTCCGCGATATTCCGAAACCGTACCCCTTGCCCTGACAAAATCACCTACTCCACCGACGGCGGCGACTTCCAGAACATTGTCCCAGGCTACGCTTTTGATATCTCCGGTTCGGTCCGACAAGGTGAGATTGAGGTAGTTCTCCCCATTTTTTTTCTGAGAGAGCGTTTTGCTCGAAATCACGAAAACATCGTCAACCTGGATGCCGACGGTGATCTCGGCCGCGAATTGCTGCTTCATCTCAGACGTTCCATTTTCTCAGTCGGTCGATCATCCGATAGTCCGTGATGTCGCACTGGAGGGGCGTGATGGTGATGTAGTCATGACATAAGGCGTCGCCGTCCACCGAAAGGTCCTCGCCAAATATTCGGGTGTCGCTTCCAAGCCAGTGGTAGGCTCGATTTCTCGGATCAAGACGCTTTTCATAGTATTCCTTGGAGAGACGATCGATGCCCTGACGGGTGATCTTGACGCCTCGAATCCGGCTCATGGGAATGTTCGGTACGTTCACGTTCAGAATCGTGCCGAAGGGCAAAGGGGCTTCCACAATGCGGCGTGCCAGTTTTTCCGCGAAGGCGGCCGTTTCACCGTAATCTTCGATTTCGTATCCATTGATTGAAATGGCGATGGCCGGGAGCCCGAACAGCGCCGCTTCACGAGCGGCGGCGACCGTTCCCGAATAATTGATGCTGATCCCGACGTTGGCTCCCGGGTTGATGCCGGCCACGACGACATCCGGCTTCTCTTTCAGGAGGGCGGTCAGCCCCAGTTTGATGCAGTCTGCAGGCTTGCCGTCGATCCCATACCCTTCCCAGCCGCCGTTCAGTTTCATCCGGGCAGCCCGAAGTGGGGTGTGGAGGGTAATGCCGTGGGCCACCGCGCTTCGTTCCCTGTCCGGCGCCACGACCGATACCGCGTGATCCTGGACGAACTGTCGATAGAGCGCCCACAGCCCGGGGGCGTGAATGCCGTCGTCGTTGGTCAGAAATACTTTCATGTCCAAATGTCTTCAGGGTTGATGCCAAGCATATGCCTTGACATTTTTGGCTGTTCTTGTTTTTATATTCGAGCTGTTCTTGATTTTATACTTGATATGACGGTTGGCTTCAACCGATATTCCCGATGCTCTCCATGATTTTTATGTCAAGGTCTTGATTCTGGATCTGGGGAAAACTTCAGATCGTGGATCAGGACCGTTTTTATTGCGTCCGGGTCCTTGACGTAAACATCGACAACTCAACGGACCGTACGGTTTCGAGTTTATTCCATGTATACAAGATTATGTCCGGATTTCAGAGCTGACAGAACCGTGCCGTACCTGCTTTTCCCCGACAGGCCTTCCGCTAAGACGCCTATTTCGTTGTGGAGAAAATTCCTTCGTATTCTGCTGATGATGACGCTTCTGGCGGGGTCGGTTCGTGCGGCCTGGGGTGAATCGCTTCCGGACATCCTTCGATCGGATCCTGACAAGCCCTGGGAGATCAAGGCGGAAAGCGTCGAGTACGACGCAAAGAACAAGGTCTACGTCGCTCGTGACGGTGTTGTCATCAGCAAGGATGGAAAGCGGCTTTCGGCCGACCGTGTCATTTTTGATCATCAGAACATGACGGCCTCCGCGGAGGGGCATGTGGTGATGATAACGGGCGGGGACGTCCTCACGGGGGACCGGATCGACATCAATCTTGAAACTGAGACCGGGACGCTTTACCAGGGGAAGGTGTTCACCCGGGAGAAGCATTTCCGTATCCAGGGTGAGCGGGTTGATAAGATCGGTGAAAAGGAATACCGGGTCTACAAGGCCAGCGTCACGACTTGTGGCGGATCGACGCCGGCCTGGCGGATCACGGGCAGGAATCTTGATATCACTCTCGAGGGGTACGGCAAGGTCAAACACGGGGCCTTCTGGATCAAAAACGTTCCGGTGTTTTATAGTCCCTACTTTATCTTTCCGGTCAAAAAGGAGCGACAAAGCGGTTTGTTGCCGCCGGAATTCGGGACATCCGAACGCAAGGGGGTCTCTTACACTCAGCCTGTGTTCTGGGCTATCGACGAAAGCACTGATGCGACTTTTTACAACATGTACATGTCCGATCGGGGTAATAAGGTCGGCGCGGAATACCGGTACGTCCTCGACGATCGATCCAGGGGAACCGTCATGTTCGATTACCTCGACGACCTGAAAATTGACGACGGCACCGGTTCGACCAGCAGAGACTGGGGCTACGCAGGGGATCGCTACCTTCGCACCAACAACGACCGATACTGGTTCAGAGCCAAGGTCAATCAGATGCTGCCCCTCGATTTTGCATCCCGGCTCGATTTGGATATCGTGAGCGACCAGGATTATCTTTACGAGTTCAAAGACG harbors:
- a CDS encoding glutamate-5-semialdehyde dehydrogenase, encoding MNIESVILEMARAAKAASIWMARCPTAQKNKVLLNIADRIEAEAASIQAENQKDLDRARDLGLSDAMIDRLTVKDATIQSMAQGLREVAALDDPVGAVTKTWTRPNGLEVSRMRIPLGVIGIIYESRPNVTIDAAGLCFKSGNAVILRGGSEALHSNQALAEIITRALKAADMPEKAVQIVPVRDREAVNILLAQEAFVDLIIPRGGESLIRFVVENSRIPVLKHYKGVCHVFVDESADLDMAEEISFNAKVQRPGVCNAMETLLVHRTVADEFLPRMARRFAAAGVALRGCPETCRILTGTSPATEADWYEEYLDLVLAVRVVDDMDAAVAHMTQYGSSHTEAIVTSDYRRARRFVREMDASVVLVNASTRFNDGGQLGLGAEIGISTSKLHAFGPMGIDELTTTKFVVFGDGQIRS
- the rplU gene encoding 50S ribosomal protein L21, which gives rise to MYAVVSSGGKQYKVREGETLRLEKLTGEVGAPVSFDKVLLFSDGENVTIGRPVLEDVQVKGHIVEQGRAKKIIVFKYKRRKRYRRKQGHRQSFTAVRIDSIGSPGLVQKDDMESEV
- the proB gene encoding glutamate 5-kinase; protein product: MKDNRRSCFKTARRIVVKVGSNLLTKDNGLNVDFVHAISRQICIMIDRGLQVVLVSSGSMAAGLRKLGLAKRPEEIPKRQAVSAVGQASLIMEYEKAFEACGKKVAQVLLTSDGLYQRKRYLNARNTVHTLLSWHIVPIINENDTVSIEEIKFGDNDTLSAMIALLVNADILINLTDIDGLYNKDPRTNIDAELIPVVSTIKKDIERYASDIPGALGTGGMMTKIRAARKVNTAGIPMIIAQGTKPDILIRLLEGEPHGTYFAPKSHKMTNRKCWIGFTTKPRGVIRIDDGAAKAITQNGKSLLPAGIVDVIGEFGAGSPVEFTNGGGEVLGTGLVNYSAEDIRKIMGLKTSEIKRKLGEKPYDEIIHRDNLTVVWECD
- a CDS encoding 3'-5' exoribonuclease YhaM family protein, whose amino-acid sequence is MKQQFAAEITVGIQVDDVFVISSKTLSQKKNGENYLNLTLSDRTGDIKSVAWDNVLEVAAVGGVGDFVRARGTVSEYRGSLQLTLRELSPVERGAVQRDDFLPVVQRQSPDRMFERLRSTVDKHIQDPDLRRLFTAFWADDDFVDRFKQAPGGKKMHHAYLGGLLEHTLSMTILVHNIAAHYSGIDMELLLAGAILHDIGKIREFEYDYVIDYSDEGKLLTHIIIGCGMLDEKIRRIDGFPPEKAMLLKHMIVSHHGSREFGSPEPPKTLEAVLLNHIDEIDAKMNGLREFIAKENPQEKWTGYNPMLRRQLFRSDREES
- the rsfS gene encoding ribosome silencing factor, whose protein sequence is MTDNTATAPNTDARLDRYVRAALGKKALGLVVLDVGKLTSIADYFIICSGRSNRQVSAIAEHIQTTLKAEGIRPLSVEGAKSGHWVLLDYGHVILHVFYDAIRSFYDLEGLWADARRIKTADMIAAAAVSNTDGTSELRSSRGSADASQETEVHDEA
- the tmk gene encoding dTMP kinase — encoded protein: MFITFEGIEGSGKTTQIQSAAAYLSGRNLPVVVTREPGGTAIGLKIRALLLDPEHHDLDPRAELLLYMADRAHHLSTVVRPAVADRKIVLCDRYFDATLAYQGYARGLDIDFLKTLHSLVLDDFTPDLTLLLDLPPQIGLRRAWRQISAGEREAAETRFEKELVPFHERVRAGYLDMALQSPKRFRIVNAEQDPDIVGRDIRGILSHFFDTRYPPD
- the rpmA gene encoding 50S ribosomal protein L27; the protein is MAHKKAGGSSKNGRDSNGQRRGVKRFGGQTVKAGNILVRQLGTRIHPGENVGMGRDYTLYALVDGIVAYERFGKTRKKASVYPA
- the cysS gene encoding cysteine--tRNA ligase, which gives rise to MSYSLLDAIGNTPMVEIRRLNPNPKVRILAKLEYMNPGGSIKDRPALYMIEAGETSGELTPEKTVIEATSGNTGIGLAMVCAVKGYKLLLAMSESASEERRKILKARGAEILLTPGHLGTDGAIEAVYRLVREHPEAYFMADQYNTEANWKAHYYGTAVEIWEQTEKTVTTLVATMGTTGTLMGLSRRLKEFNPNIRIVGVEPYLGHKIQGLKNMKEAYEPGIFEKERLDKKVNIDDEEAFETARKLAREEGLFVGMSSGAAMAVAAKEAQTMSSGTIVVIFPDSGERYLSTPLFTVADKVVMRVFNTMHRRKEPLEPMLPGKVSVYSCGPTVHARLHPDEWRRFVFADLLCRYLRYRGYDVTHVMNITDLDDKTINGSAKSGMALSAFTQQYIDAFHKDLEILGIAPADTYPRASEHVREMVTLAEKLYLKGFAYEKLRSLYFNISKFKEYGRLSGIDLDKIRLGATVDLDEYEKENPRDFTLFKRCTLSELKRGIYTPTEWGNVRPSWHIQCTAMSMKYLGESFDIHTSGRTLMFPHHENEIAIAQALTGKPLAKYWLHCDRVLMDGKKMDENLLLFNLEDLMEAGYTGRDIRYWLLSTHYRKPVRFSTERLDAAKRSLGRLNACLGNLRNVTSGAPYPELDQLIYDIKQGFIQAMDEDMNISAAIASLFRSVKIVNKLVLQKMIDPEGAVRLLETFRSINTALNIFDLEDGADDPEIERLIRERELARKERNWPLADRLREDLQVRGVMVRDSKV
- the obgE gene encoding GTPase ObgE; this encodes MKFIDEAMITVQSGSGGRGCVSFRRERFIPKGGPDGGDGGKGGDVIMAATSQKRTLYHFSFKKHFAAQNGSAGQGSQKTGRSGEDLIIPVPVGTIVSDAETGNMLKDFTEEGETFIAAKGGRGGQGNTRFKSSTHRTPRFAQPGEPGEIFTLKLELKLLADVGIIGFPNAGKSTLISVISSARPKVGDYPFTTLSPNLGVVKHVWGEPFVVADIPGLVEGAHSGAGLGTRFLRHIERTRLLVHLIDAVTIDPDHPMAGYEAINHELAGYNRHLAEKPQLVVLNKMDLPGADIAAALFQEAAGRLPFMTISAAATLGIDVLIKTIAERLHQLDTESHHER